The stretch of DNA GTCCGTCGATGGGCAATTCGTAGACGTCTTTGAGGGATTCTTTGATGTAGTTGGCGTTCAACGTGGCCAGCGGTCCTACCATTTTGAGGTTCTCTCGGCCCAAAGTGAGGATGTAGGTGTAGGCTTTCAGGAGTACGCCGAAGTTGCCAAAGAAGGAGCCTACGCGCATTTCGCTGCCATCGGGCGAGAGTAGGCAGTGTTTTTGCTCTACGTCGAACTGCCCGTCTTTGAGGATCACTCGCGGCGAAGGCAAGAATTGCTCGAGGCCTTTGCGCACTCCGACGGGACCGGCACCGGGCCCTCCGCCTCCGTGTGGCGTGGAAAAGGTTTTGTGAAGGTTGATGTGCATCACGTCGAATCCCATGTCTCCGGGACGACATTCGCCCAATAGGGGGTTGAGATTGGCTCCGTCGTAGTACATCAGTCCGCCGCAGGCGTGCACCATCTCTGTGATGACGGGTATATCCTTCTCGAAGAGTCCGAGTGTGTTGGGGTTGGTCATCATCATGGCTGCGATGCTGTCGTCTAAAAGTCGTCGGAGGTCTTCTGTATCGACGGTTCCCTGAGGCGTGCTCTTCACTTCTACTACTTCTAAACCGCAGACAGCTGCCGATGCGGGATTGGTTCCGTGGGCCGAATCGGGAACAATCACTTTCGTGCGTTTGTAGTCTTGCCGACTGTTATGATAGGCCCGAATCATCATCAGACCCGTCAGTTCGCCTTGTGCCCCCGCAAAGGGATTGAGCGTAAACTCGTACATGCCGGAGAGTTCTGACAAAGCTTGCTGCAAACCGTAATACACCGCCAACGCACCTTGACAAGTGGACACGGGCTGCAAGGGGTGTAGGTCGACAAAGGCGGGCATACTGGCCACTTCTTCGTTGATGACGGGATTGTATTTCATCGTGCAACTGCCCAAGGGATAGAAACCGTTGTCTACTCCGAAGTTGTTACTGCTTAG from Prevotella sp. oral taxon 475 encodes:
- the gcvPB gene encoding aminomethyl-transferring glycine dehydrogenase subunit GcvPB, whose translation is MNNRLYGNLIFELSHTGQRGYSLPKSKIERHELPANLRRTTDAQLPECDEVTVVRHYTNLSSNNFGVDNGFYPLGSCTMKYNPVINEEVASMPAFVDLHPLQPVSTCQGALAVYYGLQQALSELSGMYEFTLNPFAGAQGELTGLMMIRAYHNSRQDYKRTKVIVPDSAHGTNPASAAVCGLEVVEVKSTPQGTVDTEDLRRLLDDSIAAMMMTNPNTLGLFEKDIPVITEMVHACGGLMYYDGANLNPLLGECRPGDMGFDVMHINLHKTFSTPHGGGGPGAGPVGVRKGLEQFLPSPRVILKDGQFDVEQKHCLLSPDGSEMRVGSFFGNFGVLLKAYTYILTLGRENLKMVGPLATLNANYIKESLKDVYELPIDGLCKHEFVFDGLKDKQTGVRTMDVAKALLDYGYHAPTIYFPLLFHEAMMIEPTETESKSTIDGFIDTMRKIAQDAAQEPQKVTSAPHTTPVGRVDDVLAAKHPITTYQQLIHDKD